Proteins found in one Actinomycetota bacterium genomic segment:
- a CDS encoding GDP-mannose 4,6-dehydratase produces MNIIITGAAGFVGRHLARLLLSRNHSIVGIDINQDHGLGFPIQGVDLTKQQQVDQLIKQVKPEGIFHLAAQASVSYSWQNPVDTFRTNVFGGINLLDSVKKFSPGARVLMVCTAEEYGQPPCHQAIDEQFPLNPQNPYAISKAALDFFALTYSQAYQLQVLVTRSFNHIGPGQSDRFVCSDFARQIACIEQGCADPVIKVGNLEAYRDFLDVRDVAAAYSVILAQGRQGEPYNVCSGQKIKIAEILNILIGLSSARQDIKVEIDPNKFRPIDIPSIYGDNRKLKQDTGWQPQYDLITSLSDTLNWWREKVNQENRR; encoded by the coding sequence TTGAATATAATAATAACCGGAGCAGCAGGATTTGTAGGCAGGCATCTGGCCCGGCTGCTTCTATCCCGGAACCACAGCATCGTAGGTATTGATATCAATCAGGATCATGGTTTGGGTTTCCCTATCCAGGGTGTTGACCTGACCAAACAGCAACAGGTAGACCAGCTCATAAAGCAGGTTAAACCGGAGGGGATATTCCACCTGGCTGCCCAGGCTTCAGTTTCCTATTCCTGGCAGAATCCGGTGGATACTTTCAGGACCAATGTATTTGGGGGAATCAACCTGCTGGATTCAGTTAAAAAATTCAGTCCTGGTGCCCGTGTACTGATGGTATGCACCGCGGAGGAGTACGGCCAGCCTCCCTGTCACCAGGCCATTGATGAGCAGTTTCCGCTAAATCCCCAGAACCCCTATGCAATCAGCAAAGCAGCCCTGGATTTTTTTGCTCTTACCTACAGCCAGGCCTACCAGCTTCAGGTGCTGGTGACCAGGTCTTTTAACCATATAGGGCCGGGACAGTCTGACCGTTTTGTGTGCAGTGATTTTGCCAGGCAGATAGCCTGTATTGAACAAGGATGCGCAGATCCAGTAATAAAGGTAGGCAACCTGGAGGCTTACCGGGATTTTTTGGATGTGAGGGATGTGGCCGCTGCCTATAGCGTTATACTGGCCCAGGGCAGGCAGGGAGAACCCTATAATGTTTGCAGCGGGCAGAAGATAAAAATAGCAGAAATACTTAATATCCTAATAGGCTTAAGCAGCGCCCGGCAGGATATTAAGGTAGAGATAGACCCAAATAAATTCAGGCCGATAGACATACCGTCCATATACGGGGATAACCGGAAACTAAAGCAGGACACCGGCTGGCAGCCCCAATATGATTTAATAACCTCTCTTTCCGACACCTTAAACTGGTGGAGAGAGAAAGTAAACCAGGAGAATAGGAGGTAG
- a CDS encoding glycosyltransferase family 2 protein, with translation MSPQTQKTKLLISIVSYNSLNYVVDLLNSLKQNPPSFPYRTVVVDNRSSDGTAEHLKQDYSWVDLIENPDNKGFAAANNRAMAAFDSDYVLLINSDCQLYPGSVQNLISFLEENPRAAIAGPKIINSDGTLQPSCRRFPSMFNAALHSLLTAVYPHNPFSRKYKLMEADKSKPFEVDWVSGSCMAIRRQALEQVGSLDERYFMYVEDLDLCYRVWQKGWKVYYFPYSQVLHHIGGSSRGRNIRASYLMQKSVFYFYWKHYRKSWKVCFLPVLLVVLALRFLVTAAKSLLFRKSRS, from the coding sequence TTGTCACCACAAACACAAAAAACTAAACTGCTGATAAGCATAGTCAGCTATAACAGCTTGAACTATGTAGTGGATTTGTTAAATTCCTTAAAGCAAAACCCCCCTTCTTTCCCTTACCGTACAGTGGTGGTGGATAACAGGTCCAGTGATGGGACTGCTGAACACCTAAAACAGGACTATAGCTGGGTAGACCTAATTGAAAATCCGGATAATAAAGGTTTTGCAGCAGCCAATAATAGGGCCATGGCTGCTTTTGATTCTGATTATGTGCTGCTTATAAACAGTGACTGCCAGTTGTATCCCGGTTCGGTACAGAACCTCATTTCCTTTTTGGAAGAGAACCCCAGGGCAGCTATAGCGGGGCCAAAAATAATAAACAGTGACGGCACCCTCCAGCCTTCCTGCCGCCGGTTTCCTTCCATGTTTAATGCTGCCCTGCACAGCCTGCTGACTGCTGTTTATCCCCATAATCCCTTTTCCAGGAAGTACAAGCTTATGGAAGCAGATAAAAGCAAGCCCTTTGAGGTAGATTGGGTATCGGGTTCCTGCATGGCCATAAGAAGACAGGCTTTAGAACAGGTGGGCAGCCTGGATGAAAGATATTTCATGTATGTGGAAGATTTGGACCTTTGCTACCGGGTATGGCAGAAGGGTTGGAAGGTATACTATTTTCCTTACAGCCAGGTCCTCCATCATATTGGAGGCAGCAGCAGGGGCAGGAATATCAGGGCTTCTTACCTTATGCAAAAAAGTGTTTTTTATTTTTACTGGAAACATTACCGCAAGAGCTGGAAGGTATGCTTTTTACCCGTTCTGCTGGTTGTACTGGCTTTGAGGTTCCTGGTAACTGCTGCCAAAAGTTTGCTGTTTAGGAAAAGCAGGTCTTAA
- a CDS encoding TetR/AcrR family transcriptional regulator gives MTQEQRGLDTRSSILAAAAEVFSEKGFYESGIDDICSQAGITKGAFYHHYRSKQQLMMELMERWMDQIALSIRPVELNNPNFLELLLSLPEAMKPAFTRIKGQLNLFLELYIKGLSDPELKVVSQRTYDKFTSFFSHIIEQGIKQGSIKKVDVGECSRILFSLTIGFMVQGLLDPDGADWIGLVKKSILMLLT, from the coding sequence ATGACCCAGGAACAACGAGGGCTGGACACCAGGAGCAGTATCCTGGCTGCAGCGGCGGAAGTGTTTTCAGAAAAAGGTTTTTACGAAAGCGGCATTGATGATATTTGCAGCCAGGCAGGTATAACCAAGGGAGCCTTTTATCATCATTATCGAAGCAAACAGCAGTTGATGATGGAGCTGATGGAAAGATGGATGGACCAGATAGCTTTGAGCATAAGGCCGGTAGAGCTAAACAACCCTAATTTTTTGGAATTGCTGTTAAGCCTTCCAGAAGCCATGAAACCGGCTTTCACCAGGATTAAGGGTCAGCTAAACCTGTTTTTAGAGCTTTATATCAAAGGGTTAAGTGACCCCGAGCTGAAGGTAGTCAGCCAAAGAACCTATGATAAGTTTACTTCTTTCTTTAGCCATATAATTGAGCAGGGCATAAAACAGGGATCCATAAAAAAGGTGGATGTGGGGGAGTGTTCCCGGATATTGTTTTCCCTAACCATAGGTTTTATGGTGCAGGGACTGCTTGATCCCGATGGTGCGGACTGGATTGGGCTGGTAAAAAAAAGTATACTGATGCTGCTGACGTAA
- the ispE gene encoding 4-(cytidine 5'-diphospho)-2-C-methyl-D-erythritol kinase, with amino-acid sequence MEMICEIAPAKVNLTLEIIGRRDDGYHDIESVMQTIDICDVLTFWENEWIQVVPEYSGLPAKDMLFGEDKNNYLFDNLVYKAALLLKEETGYSSGALINLRKSIPSAAGLGGGSSDAAATLRGLNQLWKLNLSQDDLAQLGAKIGSDVPYFIYGGTCVVTGRGEKVKKVKDLKTKWMTVILLPLAMPNKTAKIYSYINPYHYSGGEYSSRLLDKLGPNNGGNNFQSELFNVFERVYSTQFKQFSYWIDKLQSMGIAPIHLAGSGPAVYFISSSREKVRDITRLLEGSGLSNYVARTVP; translated from the coding sequence ATGGAAATGATTTGTGAAATAGCACCGGCCAAGGTAAACCTTACCTTGGAAATAATTGGCAGGAGGGATGACGGCTACCATGATATTGAGTCCGTAATGCAAACTATAGACATATGCGATGTGCTTACTTTCTGGGAAAATGAATGGATCCAGGTGGTGCCGGAATACTCCGGGCTGCCGGCCAAGGATATGCTGTTTGGGGAAGACAAAAATAACTACCTGTTTGATAATCTGGTATATAAGGCGGCGCTGCTCCTAAAGGAAGAAACCGGATACAGCAGCGGGGCTTTAATCAATTTAAGAAAAAGCATACCTTCGGCTGCCGGTCTGGGGGGAGGCTCCAGCGATGCAGCAGCTACCTTAAGGGGACTTAACCAGCTGTGGAAGCTTAATTTAAGCCAGGACGACCTGGCCCAGCTGGGAGCCAAAATAGGTTCAGATGTACCTTATTTTATATATGGGGGAACCTGTGTGGTAACCGGCAGGGGAGAAAAAGTAAAAAAGGTAAAAGACCTAAAAACCAAGTGGATGACAGTGATACTGCTGCCCCTGGCTATGCCCAATAAAACAGCCAAAATTTACTCCTATATAAATCCCTATCATTATTCGGGAGGAGAATACAGCAGCCGGCTGCTGGACAAACTGGGGCCCAACAATGGGGGCAATAACTTTCAGTCAGAGCTGTTTAATGTGTTTGAGAGGGTTTACAGTACCCAGTTTAAGCAGTTTTCATACTGGATTGATAAACTGCAGTCAATGGGTATAGCCCCCATACATTTGGCAGGAAGCGGCCCTGCCGTTTATTTTATATCTTCTTCCCGGGAAAAGGTGAGGGATATAACCAGGCTGCTGGAAGGCAGCGGTTTAAGCAATTATGTAGCCAGGACGGTACCATGA
- a CDS encoding DUF116 domain-containing protein yields the protein MQKTNLAKNEQERQLASIKPQDRVLLISHCLRPSQLCQARVGKQGLECRDDCPHRCTIGRLRILAQELGYGGICIAPGGSMALRFVKEKKPKGIVAIACNKELEEGVCAVGDILKDDDIRHLPLIVTIPLTKDGCVDTEVNEEEAERIIRL from the coding sequence ATGCAAAAAACAAATCTGGCTAAAAATGAACAGGAGCGCCAACTGGCCTCTATTAAGCCCCAAGACAGGGTCCTCCTTATATCCCATTGTTTGCGGCCTTCACAGCTGTGCCAGGCCAGGGTGGGAAAACAGGGGTTGGAGTGCAGGGATGACTGTCCCCACCGCTGTACCATAGGCAGATTGAGAATATTGGCACAGGAGCTGGGTTACGGGGGTATATGCATCGCTCCCGGCGGCTCTATGGCCTTAAGGTTTGTTAAAGAGAAAAAACCCAAAGGTATAGTGGCTATTGCCTGCAACAAAGAGCTGGAAGAGGGAGTTTGCGCTGTAGGAGATATACTTAAGGATGATGACATCAGGCACTTGCCATTAATAGTTACCATACCCTTAACCAAGGATGGTTGTGTGGATACCGAGGTTAATGAGGAAGAAGCAGAAAGGATAATCAGGCTGTAG
- the shc gene encoding squalene--hopene cyclase, producing MLSIDTEKIADHIERSQDYLLSRQHKEGYWVGLLEADVSVVSGFIPLIRFLGIENLGKEKKAMDYLLDHQNTDGSWSMFYGGQGSLDVTIQTYFGLKFLGLKPENEQLARAKKFILNQGGIEAANTYTKIILALFGQYSWKGIPEIPPEIIYLPRWFPINIYDFASWTRSTIMAFSIIIAKKPVYKLNREQSVFELYRNPERIKHPVPYQAGSRCSLGNLFLLFNRALKIWDSLHNRLKIGRQPAISKVEKWIIDRQEDDGSWGGIMLPWLFSLIALKILGYSNDHPVISKGLKGLDDFISEGSRHIILQPATSPVWDTAWSVIALRQSGLPAGHPRLSRSLEWLLSKQVTEEGDWKVNNPRTASGCWSFEFENKYYPDIDDTAIVSMALSLLKDSSGQHQQAVSRGIDWVLDMQNKDGSWAAFDRDNNKRIIRDIPFADFITPLDFGSPDITAHVLWVLAKLGYTSEIGPISRALKYIKRSQNADGSWYGRWGVNYIYGTSKVLQAAAALGLGANSSIGPHIERGAEWFMFIQNEDGGWGESCASYEAGSYQPLGVSTASQTAWALLGLIASRGLCRQVEKGVEYLSSTQNADGSWSEKHFTGGGFPRAFYLKYELYKDYFPLMALAEYKKRIDRKQQG from the coding sequence ATGTTAAGCATTGATACCGAAAAAATTGCGGATCACATAGAGAGGTCCCAGGATTATCTATTATCCCGGCAGCATAAGGAAGGATACTGGGTAGGACTGCTGGAAGCTGATGTCTCTGTGGTCAGCGGTTTTATCCCCCTTATCAGGTTTTTGGGAATTGAGAACCTGGGCAAAGAAAAGAAAGCCATGGATTATCTTCTAGACCATCAGAATACGGATGGTTCCTGGAGCATGTTCTACGGGGGGCAGGGCAGCCTTGATGTAACCATCCAGACCTATTTCGGCTTAAAATTTTTAGGTCTTAAACCGGAAAATGAGCAATTGGCCAGGGCTAAAAAATTTATACTTAACCAGGGAGGGATAGAAGCAGCCAATACCTATACCAAAATTATCCTAGCTCTTTTTGGGCAATACAGCTGGAAAGGCATACCGGAGATACCTCCGGAGATTATATACCTGCCCCGGTGGTTTCCCATAAATATCTATGACTTTGCCAGCTGGACCCGGTCTACCATTATGGCCTTTTCCATTATCATAGCCAAAAAACCGGTATACAAATTAAACCGGGAGCAATCGGTGTTTGAGCTATACCGTAATCCGGAACGGATTAAACATCCAGTGCCCTACCAGGCCGGAAGCAGGTGTTCTTTGGGGAACCTGTTTTTGCTGTTTAACCGGGCGCTAAAGATATGGGACAGCCTGCACAATAGGCTCAAGATAGGGCGCCAGCCAGCTATCAGCAAGGTGGAAAAATGGATTATTGACCGCCAGGAAGATGACGGAAGCTGGGGAGGAATAATGCTGCCCTGGCTGTTTTCATTAATTGCTTTAAAAATATTGGGCTACAGCAATGACCATCCGGTAATCTCCAAAGGGCTAAAGGGTTTAGATGATTTTATCTCGGAGGGATCCCGCCATATCATACTGCAGCCGGCTACCTCACCGGTATGGGATACCGCCTGGTCGGTGATTGCTTTAAGGCAGTCAGGCCTGCCTGCGGGCCATCCCCGGCTAAGCCGGTCGTTAGAATGGCTGTTAAGCAAGCAGGTAACCGAGGAAGGCGATTGGAAGGTAAACAATCCCCGTACAGCCTCAGGATGCTGGTCCTTTGAATTTGAAAATAAATATTATCCCGATATCGACGATACGGCCATAGTGAGTATGGCCCTAAGCTTATTAAAGGATAGCTCCGGCCAGCATCAACAGGCAGTAAGCAGGGGTATCGACTGGGTGCTTGATATGCAAAACAAGGACGGCAGCTGGGCTGCCTTTGACCGGGATAATAATAAGAGGATTATCAGGGATATACCCTTTGCTGATTTTATAACCCCCCTTGATTTTGGCAGCCCGGATATAACCGCTCATGTGCTGTGGGTTTTGGCCAAGCTGGGTTATACCAGTGAGATAGGCCCCATATCCAGGGCCCTTAAATATATCAAAAGGTCCCAGAATGCTGACGGCAGCTGGTATGGACGTTGGGGTGTAAACTATATTTACGGCACCAGCAAGGTGCTGCAGGCAGCCGCTGCTTTGGGTTTGGGTGCCAACAGCAGCATAGGGCCCCATATAGAGCGGGGAGCTGAATGGTTTATGTTTATACAGAATGAAGACGGGGGATGGGGGGAAAGCTGCGCTTCTTACGAGGCAGGCAGCTATCAGCCCCTGGGGGTCAGCACTGCCAGCCAGACCGCCTGGGCCTTATTGGGCCTTATAGCCTCCCGGGGCCTTTGCCGACAGGTGGAAAAAGGAGTAGAATATTTGTCTTCTACCCAGAATGCTGACGGCAGCTGGAGCGAGAAACATTTTACCGGAGGTGGATTTCCGCGGGCTTTCTATTTAAAATACGAGCTGTATAAGGATTACTTTCCTTTAATGGCTTTAGCGGAATATAAAAAGAGAATAGACAGAAAACAGCAAGGATAA
- a CDS encoding NAD-dependent epimerase/dehydratase family protein produces MKALVTGATGFIGSHVAEKLIKEGFEVRALVRPESNLSNLSGLDVKLCYGDLTNRESLDDAVKGCDSLFHVAASYSFWCRDALLPYRVNVEGTRNIMEAAVDHGVEKIIYTSSESTIAIDKNQPLGTEGRLNHPQQVYSHYKRSKVLAEMEVAKLCGQGWPIVIVNPTAPIGSRDIKPTPTGKIVLDFLQGKMPAYVNTGLNIIDVEDVAAGHLLAYHKGKCGQSYILGHENMTLRQILEMVANLAGLKPPKIQIPLWVAAGAACFDQLISDKILKKHPRIPLAAVKTAAKKRFFDCSKAKQELGLKPGPVQDAFTKSINWFKEEGYVKH; encoded by the coding sequence GTGAAAGCACTGGTTACCGGCGCTACCGGGTTTATAGGAAGCCATGTGGCAGAAAAACTTATAAAGGAAGGGTTTGAAGTTAGGGCACTGGTGAGGCCTGAAAGCAATCTGAGCAACCTAAGCGGACTCGATGTCAAACTATGTTATGGGGACTTGACCAACCGGGAGTCTTTAGATGACGCGGTTAAAGGCTGCGATAGCCTGTTTCACGTGGCGGCCAGTTACAGCTTCTGGTGCCGGGATGCCCTGCTTCCCTATAGGGTAAATGTAGAAGGTACCCGCAATATCATGGAAGCAGCAGTTGACCATGGCGTAGAAAAGATAATATACACCAGCAGCGAGTCCACCATTGCTATTGATAAAAACCAACCCCTGGGAACAGAAGGCAGACTTAACCATCCCCAGCAGGTATACAGCCATTACAAGCGTTCCAAGGTGCTGGCAGAGATGGAAGTAGCCAAGTTATGTGGACAGGGATGGCCCATTGTTATTGTAAATCCCACCGCCCCTATCGGAAGCAGGGATATAAAGCCTACACCCACCGGAAAGATAGTGCTGGACTTCCTGCAGGGGAAGATGCCCGCCTATGTTAATACCGGTTTAAACATAATCGATGTAGAGGATGTGGCTGCCGGCCACCTGCTGGCCTACCACAAGGGAAAATGCGGCCAGAGCTATATACTGGGCCATGAAAATATGACTTTAAGGCAAATACTAGAGATGGTAGCCAATCTGGCCGGCCTAAAACCGCCTAAAATACAGATACCTCTATGGGTAGCTGCAGGAGCTGCCTGTTTTGACCAGCTGATAAGTGACAAGATACTCAAAAAACATCCCCGGATTCCTTTAGCGGCAGTAAAAACTGCGGCCAAGAAAAGATTTTTTGATTGCAGCAAGGCCAAACAAGAACTGGGATTAAAACCAGGCCCGGTTCAGGATGCCTTTACCAAGTCCATTAACTGGTTTAAGGAGGAAGGCTATGTTAAGCATTGA
- the hpnH gene encoding adenosyl-hopene transferase HpnH, with translation MIYSARLSLRLLSHIRRNLAAGNSKFPFVLMLEPLFKCNLKCAGCGRIKEYKDIFDQTMDLEQCLDAARQAGAPIVSVTGGEPLLHPQAKQIVEGLLKEGYFVYLCSNGLLMEDFLDTIEPDAGLSLVIHLDGLKETHNKMAGNINVFDAAVSAIKKAKKLGFAVRTNTTVYNHSSPQEINSLFDLLKEIGTDGVMVSPAFSYQEVDHDLFLPREKTFKAFQEIYGNLDSVRLYNTPLYWDFLQGRRELECVPWGNPTVNPRGWKSPCYLITDSHYPSYREMIENTDWHKYGRGRDPRCENCMVHSGYEASSILGQKSFSDLLKLAKWNFTGRR, from the coding sequence TTGATCTATTCAGCCCGGCTTTCCCTGCGTCTTCTGTCCCATATCAGGAGGAACCTGGCTGCCGGCAACAGCAAGTTTCCCTTTGTGCTTATGCTGGAGCCATTATTTAAATGCAACCTCAAATGTGCCGGATGCGGCAGGATCAAGGAATATAAGGATATCTTTGACCAGACCATGGATTTGGAGCAATGCCTGGATGCAGCCCGGCAGGCAGGCGCACCTATAGTTTCAGTTACCGGGGGAGAGCCTTTGCTGCACCCCCAGGCAAAGCAGATTGTTGAGGGGCTGCTAAAGGAAGGATATTTTGTCTATCTATGCAGTAACGGCCTGCTCATGGAGGATTTTTTAGACACTATTGAGCCTGATGCGGGATTAAGCCTGGTTATCCACCTGGATGGCCTAAAAGAGACCCATAATAAGATGGCAGGGAATATAAATGTGTTTGATGCTGCGGTATCGGCCATAAAAAAAGCCAAGAAGCTGGGGTTTGCGGTAAGGACCAATACCACCGTTTATAATCACAGCAGCCCCCAGGAGATAAACAGCCTGTTTGACCTGTTAAAGGAGATAGGAACAGACGGGGTAATGGTATCTCCCGCTTTCAGCTACCAGGAAGTGGACCATGACCTGTTTTTGCCCCGGGAAAAAACTTTTAAGGCCTTTCAAGAGATATACGGGAACCTGGATTCGGTAAGGCTTTACAATACTCCCCTTTACTGGGATTTCCTACAGGGCAGGAGGGAGCTGGAATGTGTTCCCTGGGGCAACCCTACGGTAAATCCCCGGGGGTGGAAAAGCCCTTGTTACCTGATAACCGATTCCCATTATCCCAGCTACAGGGAGATGATAGAAAATACTGACTGGCATAAATACGGCAGGGGCAGAGATCCCAGATGTGAAAACTGTATGGTCCACAGCGGTTATGAAGCCAGCTCAATTTTAGGCCAAAAAAGCTTTTCGGATCTACTTAAACTGGCAAAATGGAACTTTACCGGGAGAAGATAG
- the fni gene encoding type 2 isopentenyl-diphosphate Delta-isomerase, with protein MVSNSGRKLEHLNISLNGSYNLNQGSNGLSGYRFLHQALPQADLKAIDTSTNFLGKPLKLPLMISPMVGGIKEAQSLNRKLAQAAQMMGIAMGVGSQRTAIEDSSQAETYRIRDVAPGILLLANLGAVQLNYGYGLTECRQAVEMIEADGLCLHLNCIQEAFQSEGNQNFSGLAEKIKEICSSLGFPVIAREVGFGIDANAARMLLDAGVSAIDVGGRGGTSWIEIEKIRSRDPILKEVAGHFSQWGISTADSLNMVRAESGSIPLIASGGIRSGLEAAKCIALGADLVGIGLPMLQNVNYSVEVCLDYIRQIEAGLRIAMFGIGARDILSLKNTKHLVKGVPS; from the coding sequence ATGGTGTCCAACAGCGGCAGGAAGCTGGAGCATTTAAATATCAGTTTAAACGGCAGCTATAACTTAAACCAGGGAAGCAATGGCCTTTCCGGCTACCGTTTTTTACATCAAGCCCTGCCCCAGGCTGACCTGAAAGCTATTGATACTTCCACTAATTTTTTAGGCAAGCCTTTAAAGCTGCCCTTGATGATATCCCCTATGGTGGGCGGAATAAAGGAAGCCCAAAGCCTTAACCGCAAACTGGCCCAGGCAGCCCAAATGATGGGTATTGCCATGGGGGTGGGGTCACAGAGGACTGCCATAGAAGACAGCAGCCAGGCAGAGACCTACCGGATAAGGGATGTAGCTCCGGGCATACTGCTGCTGGCCAATCTGGGGGCAGTACAGTTAAATTACGGCTATGGCTTAACAGAATGCCGGCAGGCGGTGGAAATGATTGAAGCTGACGGACTATGCCTGCATCTAAACTGCATTCAGGAAGCTTTCCAAAGCGAAGGCAATCAAAATTTTAGCGGCCTGGCGGAAAAAATTAAAGAAATATGCTCCAGCCTGGGATTTCCGGTAATAGCAAGGGAAGTTGGTTTCGGGATAGATGCCAATGCCGCCAGGATGCTGCTGGATGCGGGGGTGTCAGCTATAGATGTAGGGGGCCGTGGAGGTACTTCCTGGATTGAGATTGAAAAGATCAGAAGCCGGGACCCTATACTAAAAGAAGTAGCAGGGCATTTTAGCCAATGGGGGATTAGCACCGCTGATTCCCTGAATATGGTAAGGGCTGAATCCGGCAGTATCCCCCTTATTGCTTCCGGGGGAATAAGAAGCGGATTGGAAGCAGCCAAATGTATTGCTTTAGGGGCAGACCTGGTGGGAATAGGACTTCCCATGCTGCAGAATGTAAATTATTCTGTAGAGGTCTGCCTGGATTATATACGCCAGATAGAAGCAGGCCTAAGGATAGCCATGTTTGGCATTGGAGCCAGGGATATCTTGAGCCTGAAGAATACCAAACACCTAGTTAAGGGGGTACCCAGTTGA
- a CDS encoding polyprenyl synthetase family protein, with amino-acid sequence MDKLPPVFNYYKPHIEKQLSSSLQDRDLPFYQMLRYHLGWVDEQGKPIATKGGKYLRATLCLLACESLSSNFKPALPLAEAIEYVHNFSLVHDDIQDNDQKRRHKPTVWSIWGKPQAINVGSAMRVIASLAVHKLSRYGISCSRQMKASSIMDQACLNMIEGQYLDISFEHKKNISLQDYLVMIEKKTAALIEASLMMGACLFVGGRKLEAFGALGRNLGLAFQIKDDMLGIWGNDQKTGKSSGSDILKRKKSMPIVYLMENGSEQVKKGLSSIYSQDKISKRDLQQVLDYLDQAGAREYCQKQADHYYLKSQQALKGLPLQGGTEKHYLEISEFLVKREF; translated from the coding sequence ATGGATAAATTACCTCCGGTATTTAATTATTATAAGCCCCATATAGAAAAACAGCTCAGCAGCAGCCTCCAGGACAGGGATTTACCTTTCTACCAGATGCTGCGGTATCACCTGGGCTGGGTGGATGAGCAGGGTAAGCCCATTGCCACCAAGGGGGGCAAGTATTTAAGGGCTACCTTGTGTCTTTTGGCTTGCGAAAGCTTAAGTTCTAATTTTAAGCCTGCCCTGCCTTTGGCAGAGGCTATTGAATATGTCCATAATTTTTCCCTGGTACATGACGATATCCAGGACAATGACCAAAAGAGAAGGCATAAACCCACTGTTTGGAGTATCTGGGGCAAACCCCAGGCCATTAATGTGGGTTCGGCCATGAGGGTAATAGCCAGCCTGGCAGTGCACAAGCTTTCCCGGTACGGCATAAGCTGCAGCAGGCAGATGAAAGCTTCATCCATCATGGACCAGGCTTGCCTTAATATGATAGAGGGCCAATACCTGGACATTAGTTTTGAGCATAAAAAAAATATTAGCCTGCAGGATTACCTGGTTATGATTGAAAAGAAGACAGCGGCCCTTATTGAGGCCAGCCTAATGATGGGGGCCTGCCTGTTTGTAGGGGGCAGGAAGCTGGAGGCATTTGGCGCCTTGGGCAGGAACCTGGGCCTGGCTTTCCAGATAAAGGATGATATGCTGGGAATCTGGGGCAATGACCAGAAAACCGGCAAGAGCAGCGGCAGCGACATATTAAAGAGGAAAAAATCAATGCCCATCGTCTACCTTATGGAAAACGGTTCTGAACAGGTAAAGAAAGGCTTGTCATCAATATACAGCCAGGACAAGATTTCCAAAAGGGATCTGCAGCAGGTTCTAGATTACCTGGACCAGGCAGGGGCCAGGGAGTATTGCCAGAAGCAGGCTGACCATTATTATTTAAAATCCCAGCAGGCTTTAAAAGGATTGCCCCTGCAGGGCGGTACTGAAAAACACTATTTAGAGATTTCAGAATTTTTGGTAAAAAGAGAATTTTGA